The following is a genomic window from Cryptococcus neoformans var. grubii H99 chromosome 12, complete sequence.
GTTGGCACCGGCACCCTTGAAGAGAGACTTGACACCCTCCTTGGCAATGATCTGAGAACCGGCGTCGAACATGGACTTGTAGTGGACGGTACCACCGGaagtcatcatcattcgtCGACGGATGGTGTCAAGAGGGTAAGAGGCGAGACCAGCGGAGGTGGTGACAGTCCAACcgagcaagaaggaagcaagGAAGTTACCCTCGAGAGGGCCGACAAGAATAACGGGCTTAATGGAGTCGTCTAAATGACAAGTAAGATATTATTCACGAGAGATGTATGATTATGCTTACAGAGACCGAAGTAGAGACCTCGGTAAACGATGATACCAACGACAGAGGGGATGAAGCCTCGGTAAAGACCGGCGATACCGTCGGAGGCGAGGGTCTTCTTGTAGACATCGACCAAACCGTTGAACTGACGAGCACCACCCTTCTTGGCGGACTTGGAGTCGTTGGCGAGACGGGTACGGGCGTAGTCGAGAGAGtagacgaagaggagagaagaagcaccAGCGGCACCACCCTAAATAACCCTTTATTAGCATTGAACAGCCTCTCAATAAAGGGAAAACTTACGGAAGCGATGTTACCAGCGAACCACTTCCAGTAACCCTCAGACTTCTTGAAGCCGAACATAGACTTGAAGTAGTCCTTGAAGGCGAAGTTAAGAGCCTGGGTAGGGAAGTATCGAATGACGTTGGCGGTGTTACCTCGCCAGAGAGAGGCAAGACCCTCGTCCTTGTAAGTCCTGGCGAAGCAGTCGGTGACACCCTTGTAAGGGGTAGCAAGACGGCCCTGCTTGATCCTGATAAATGGTCAGTGCAGTCCTTAGAGCCTGAAATAACCAGATCCACTTACATCTCGTCCTGGTTCTGGACCAAGAGCTTAATACGCTCAATGGGCGCGGCGGCGGTCTTAGAGACAGCGGCAGAGACACCACCCATGAGGAAGTCAGTGAGGAACGCCTTGGCGTCCTTGGGCTTTCGGGCAACTTCAGACATTTTTACTAAAACGAAAGGTCAGCGCTTCggtaaaaaaaaattgacAAGTCAGGCAGAATTGATAAGAAGGTCGCCGATAGAAAGTGGGTCCAGCTCCAATGTCGAAAAGAACATTGGTCGTCCTATACACGATCCAacaattttttttccttttttttcctcgtAAA
Proteins encoded in this region:
- a CDS encoding ADP,ATP carrier protein, which gives rise to MSEVARKPKDAKAFLTDFLMGGVSAAVSKTAAAPIERIKLLVQNQDEMIKQGRLATPYKGVTDCFARTYKDEGLASLWRGNTANVIRYFPTQALNFAFKDYFKSMFGFKKSEGYWKWFAGNIASGGAAGASSLLFVYSLDYARTRLANDSKSAKKGGARQFNGLVDVYKKTLASDGIAGLYRGFIPSVVGIIVYRGLYFGLYDSIKPVILVGPLEGNFLASFLLGWTVTTSAGLASYPLDTIRRRMMMTSGGTVHYKSMFDAGSQIIAKEGVKSLFKGAGANILRGVAGAGVLSLYDKAQELMFGKVYSGGSG